A genomic region of Haliotis asinina isolate JCU_RB_2024 chromosome 1, JCU_Hal_asi_v2, whole genome shotgun sequence contains the following coding sequences:
- the LOC137275809 gene encoding hyaluronan mediated motility receptor-like, with protein sequence MSLGNPEHNRNLHTCPLNPRYKSRRIYRILDPDPRLKYSGSEIEDQKILEEILDISQEILDISQEILDISQEFLDISQEFLDISQEILDISQEILDISQEFLDISQEILDISQEILDISQEFLDISQEILDISQEILDISQEILDISQEFLDISQEFLDISHQPGDPRHQPGVPRHQPGDPRHQPGDPRHQPGDPRHQPGVPRHQPSARRS encoded by the exons ATGTCTCTGGGCAATCCTGAACATAACAGAAACCTACATACATGCCCATTAAATCCCAGATATAAGTCCAGAAGAATCTACAGGATCCTAGATCCAGATCCTAGACTGAAGTACAGTGGTTCTGAGATTGAAGATCAGAAGATCCTAGAA GAGATCCTTGACATCAGCCAGGAGATCCTAGACATCAGCCAGGAGATCCTAGACATCAGCCAGGAGTTCCTAGACATCAGCCAGGAGTTCCTAGACATCAGCCAGGAGATCCTAGACATCAGCCAGGAGATCCTAGACATCAGCCAGGAGTTCCTAGACATCAGCCAGGAGATCCTAGACATCAGCCAGGAGATCCTAGACATCAGCCAGGAGTTCCTAGACATCAGCCAGGAGATCCTAGACATCAGCCAGGAGATCCTAGACATCAGCCAGGAGATCCTAGACATCAGCCAGGAGTTCCTAGACATCAGCCAGGAGTTCCTAGACATCAGCCATCAGCCAGGAGATCCTAGACATCAGCCAGGAGTTCCTAGACATCAGCCAGGAGATCCTAGACATCAGCCAGGAGATCCTAGACATCAGCCAGGAGATCCTAGACATCAGCCAGGAGTTCCTAGACATCAGCCATCAGCCAGGAGATCCTAG